ttaacttcattcattcattcatcttctaccgcttatccgaactacctcgggtcacggggagcctgtgcctatctcaggcgtcattgggcatcaaggccggatacaccctggatggagtgccaacccatcgcagggcacacacacacacactcattcactcatgcaatcacacactagggacaattttccagagatgccaatcaacctaccatgcatgtctttggactgggggaggaaaccggagtacccggaggaaacccccgaggcacggggagaacatgcaaactccacacacacaaggtggaggcgggaatcgaaccccgaccctggaggtgtgaggtgaacgtgctaaccactaagccaccgtgcccccctggtcTTAACTTATGAATGCTTATTGTGATTATTGTAATCTTTgcaacactgttttatttcaccTGGAATTTGGTGAGCATTCCATGACTCCACCAGCCTTGTAAGACCAATCGGGCACAACTGGCCAGTCAGGTTTGACACACAGTATCTCACAAGGCTGTCGTTCATGTCTATTTCCTCTTGATCCACCAACTGCAGAAGAGCTGTCTTCAGTGGATAGTTGACACGATTGTTGACTTCAGGCCAGATTCGTTCAACTATATGATTCTGAATTTGCAACAAAGGTTCATCAGTCAATCTGTTGTGGTGGTTAATGGAAAATATGTTATGACCCATTTGGGGAAAAATAATTATGCAGAATTCCCagtaaatctgtaaatgtatCAACCCAGCAGTCATTATGCATATTTACACATGGTCCTCTGCTTAAGGACCATTTTCCCAAATGGaatgtaacattaaaaaaaaaaacaatgtaactAGAATTTAAAGTACTGAATAAAGtccagtgttgttttttttctttcagcagtTGTTTAAGATGtaaccagattaaaaaaaaatctgttcttgGCCAAGGTtaattttgattttaatttaatggGATGTTTACCCTAAAATTCAGAAAGCATAGAAATGTAAAGACAGTTTATGTCATGTATGCAAGTAAACAGTATGCTGCTGAAGcaaacaataatagtaataataaaagcaggCATACAAGTAGTGTGCAGCTGAAGCATCCACAAAAACTACTGAACTGTACCCTTGTGGATGAAGTCTGTAAATAAGGCCTTCTCTCCTGATTATGGCGATGAGGTGTAAGCAGCTCCTGCATGAAGAGTGTCAAATAAAACTCCTTGCCATGATCTACTCGCACCTGGTCCCATATACCATATTCCAGTACTGCAGGCCTATTGGATGAAAAAGTcaattttaataaactttttaaacGTAACTGTTCCAAATCAGttattttctgtataatatGGTTCATAACAATGTAGGTGTTCAACAGTTTAGTCACGTTCTTAGCCGTGTGTATGCAATCCCTTTAGTGTCCACAACAAGACATAGGCTGTTACCTGAAAACATCTTCATAGATGGCAAGGTTGTTTTTTATAGGCATTGTAGAATGAGCAACAACCTTTTTGCTGAAGCCATCAATGGCTAAAACATGGGTGACCCCAGTTTTTCGTTTTGGTCCATATGGATCTTATGGCCCATGTAACCAGCTTGATATGGTATGGGGTTGAGATTGCGGgcaccctgaaaaaaaaatagataaacaatGTACTGAAACTTTTTCATATACAAAATCCCATTAGTCCTTTATACACTGCATCGGTTGCAGGTTTTATAAATGTAACGATGCCTATTTGTGTTGTCCctgtcaaataaattaatataaataattataatgaataaatacaataaaaattagGGTATTTGGTTTGATTATACTATAAAATTGTGTAAGGTTTTTTTCAATCTTAGACAAGCTAAGTAACTGCagctaaacaataaaaatataaaaatacagattagCTCATAGTTAAACATAAATTGTAATTTtgataatgtaaaatattaatgttgagACAGTACATACCTGACGTCTTGCTTCATGGTAAGACTGATGCATCGTTCTGAGCACTGTACCAATTCGAGTCTCTGCAGCATGCACTCCTTTCATGCCGAGATACCCCTTTATCATCCTTCTTCCATATGTAGGTCCTGTCTAGATTATAACAAATTAACATGATTTCCAGTTTCCAAAATCATACCAGCtgatatcagaatcagaatcagaaaggtctttattgccaagtatgtttccacatacaaggaattttttctagtacaggagctccacagtgtaaacatgtagcaataagacatgaacatataaataatagacagttgtatgtgcaaattgtaatataagtgtgcaaattaaagtaaagatgtgcaaattcaaatatagatgtgcaaaataaaatataaatgcgtacttgcagacaatgtaagaataggtattgttctgtgtatgttaggtgtccatcagatgtatgttaagtgttcatcagatgtattgcctgagggaagaaactgttcctatatctggtcgttttggtacacagggctctgtagcgtcggccagatggcaacagttcaaatagtaagtgtgctggatgtgaggggtccagagtgattttctttgcccttttgctcactctggagaagtacaggtcttggagtgtagggagagttgtgccaatgattcgctcagcagtccgaactaccctctgtagtctcctgaggtcggattgggtggctgagctaaaccaaacagtcactgaagtgcagaggatggattcaattattgcagtgtagaactgtttcagcagatcctgtggcaggttgaacttcttcagctggcgaaggaagtacaacctctgctgagcctttttcacaatggagtcaatgtgaatgtcccacttcaggtcctgggagattgtggttcccaggaatctgaatgactccactgctgtcacaatgctgtccatgatggtgagtggggggagagcaggggggtttctcctgaagtccacgatcatctccactgtcttgagcgtgttcagctccaggttgttaaggctgcaccagacagccagccgttccacctccagtctgtaagcagactcgtcaccgtcctggatgaggccgatcagtgtggtgtcgtctgcgaacttcaggagcttgacagaggggtcatgagaggtgcagtcattcgtgtacagagagaagagcagtggggagagaacacagccctgcggggcgccagtgctgatggtgcgggtgctggatttgagtttccccagtcgcaccagctgctgcctgtctgtgagaaagctggtgatccactgacagacagaggagggcacggatAGCTGGGATAACttgggctgaaggagtgatgggatgatggtgttgaaagcagagctgaagtccacaaacaggatcctcacataagtccctggtctgtccaaatgctgcagaacataatgcagtcccatattgactgcatcattcacagacctgtttgccctgtaggcaaactgcagagggtccagtaagggtccagtaatgtccttcagataagccagaaccagtctttcaaatgatttcatgaccacagatgttagggccacaggtctgtagtcatttagtccgGTAATATATGTTTATCATGCCATTAGACAGTGCagcatgtgtatgtctgtgttaaGGGATTTGTCAGTGTTGTAAGGATTATGTTGACAGCGATTACTTACAAATAATGGTAGGCTGAGGCTATTTAGTgtgatttatttactatttgtaATAATAAGCGGGCATAAAAGATGCCAGTTGAAGAGCCTTTGGGGATGCAGgacatatgtgtgtgcatataggCCTACATGttagttctcacacacacacactaaaaacggGGAGATATAGCAAGTACATACCTCGGTTATAGCTTTTGCCACCTCTAACTCCAAATGCGCGTCGGGGAGTCCCATCAAACTTAAGCCATTTTCAGCGCAGAATCTCCTCACATTTCTTGCAGAACATCCTCTTGCTCCCCCACTTTCGTGTGATATCCGCGCAGAGATTTCTGCAGATGACAGGCCTTGTTTTGCCATATCTAATATCATAACTGAGTATggttaaaaagacattttagtcTGGGCTAAAAAATTTGGCGCTTTTGTCATGTAAATGACCACATCCGGTCTCGGAATATAAAAAACGGGCCTTTTTTCGTTTCTGTTTTCtggtgatttaatttttttgttattcgaaatataaaatgaaaataaaaccatttttaaaattttactcaTCCGTTTTTGACCAtgaaattttaaaacaaaaatcaaatagccactcttttttgttttttaatacccGTTTCTGAATGGAAAGTCGAATGACCGAAAGTTACACGGACCCCATGTCCTAATAGccatgtgttttcggatttgttaatgtgttttcggatttgttaatgtgttttcagatttgttaatgtgttttcagatttgttaatgtgttttcggatttgttaatgtgttttcggatttgttaatttgttttcggatttgttaatttgttttcagatttgttaatgtgttttcggatttgttaatgtgttttcggatttgttaatttgttttcggatttgttaatttgttttgcacttctcggccacggTACGGTGTGCCGAAAGTTTCTTGCCGCATGTGCAGCGCGGgttgttcagtgtttgtgtgtgagtgacggTGATGCCGAACACGGGAATAAAGTTGTGTAGACAATAAACGtcgtgtttatttaaattaacacATATCACCAACATAAGAGCTgagatgtaaacaaaacatgtaACTGATCAGCTAACATTGTTCGCAATCTGCTGTCTTACATTTGTGCAAAACGAACACATTAACAGACAAAATGCTCATATCTCAACTTATTTAACATCTTTTGCCTCTTGTGAAGGGCTGCGAGTATAAATTAGACATTAACCACGGCTCAGGGACGAAGTTATTGCGTATTTGTGATACCAAGCTATACTATAAACAGCATTAGCCAGGGCACGCGCGCATCTTAAACAAAAAAGGGGGTGTAGCTTAAGACCGGAAGTCAACCATTGCAATAcaaaattttcaaaataaaagacaatcgCTTttcctgtaacaaaatatacttATGGTTATTTACAAATGCCACAAACCTTTCACAATGAACTGTTCAGTGCTTTCAACTTTTAACAAACTTTCACAAAGAATCTGAATCTTTTAATTTGCAACATTTCAATAATAAcctgtaataaaacaatatgagctctaactgatctgattcactcTTACAGAGCACTGAAGTGGGAGGATCTTTAGAGGAGATTCTTTAGATGCAACATTTAGATATGGCAGTAATTTatcagtaaatgtgtgtgtgaaagtgtgtatgtgtgtgttagtgagaggGTTGGAGAatgacagctttcctctgtcccAGTCCAGTTTCACTCTGATCCTCTGTAGTTTCTGTTCTACTGAGAGGGGAGTCAAAGTCTGTGGTGTAGAACATGCTAGATATTCACCTTTATAATACACCACACACCAGATTCCACTTCTGGAGATTATCTCCCCCTTCCTCTGAGCAGATTCTGTCATCACACCCATATTCCACCATGTACAGTCTCCAACATCAACATCCCAGCAGTGTGTCCCTGAGTTAAAGCCCTCAGAGCCCAGGATACAGCAATATTtatcaaatctctctggattaTCAGGAAGTTTCTGTTCCTCATCACTGAATCTCACACTGGTCAGATCATCAGATACAATGAGTTTAGGATAAACAGTGTTGGGGTCCAGAGTTACAggtgctgaaaacacacacacacacacacacacacacacacacacacacacacacacacacacacacacagggctaggataacattacattaacatgGAACTAGCTAACAATACaaatttcattaataaacaaatataactgCAATTTTCAGAGCAATAATAACTGCAATAATTTGCTTAAATTAGAAATGTAACCAATCGTTATACTaattacatttctataataactCTAAAACGTCTGTAAGCCGCTACAACTCTCCATGTTTTCACTCAGTTTCTTCAAACACTGATCAGTCTGACACCAAATAGAAGCCTTTCAAAATAAGAGTTCCCTTATGTTACATGATTACAAaatgaacataataataatcatcataataataataataatcagtataataataataatcagtataataattataataataataatgaagtaataatagtgttattattattaataataataatatattattgttgtttttttattactatcagtttttttttactaaacaatttttttttcctttactaaacgaaaaaaatatttgtgtttaatatGTACACACGcttagaaggaaagaaagaaagaaagaaagaaaaagaaagaaagactcttACTGTATTGGACAGTGTCCTGCATCTTCTCCCAGACTCTGAACTTCAGGTTGGCCAGATGTTTTGCCACATGGATCAGTGCTCCTGAAAGCTCCTCTGGATGCTGCAGTGTGCACTGGGCTCTGCAAAAACATTCAGGAGTCAGTGTTGCTGTGGCTTTGgattcagaaacacagagaagcagagagacaggaaccACATCACTCACCTTTTCACTGTGGCCTTGTGGTTctggaaaacaacaaagcaCATATCAGTggatatgatttacatttttacaccacTGAAATGTGACGTTTCTGATGATGGAAAGAAGTTTTACTTTCTCACAGTATAAATACTGACTAAATGATCCTCACTTGTAAGAACAGGATGTCTTCAGCTCTCATCCC
The genomic region above belongs to Tachysurus vachellii isolate PV-2020 chromosome 8, HZAU_Pvac_v1, whole genome shotgun sequence and contains:
- the LOC132849901 gene encoding zinc-binding protein A33-like, whose amino-acid sequence is MASKFSEEDFSCPVCCDIFKDPVVLHCSHSVCKVCLQQFWETKGSRECPVCRRKSSMNDPPLNLVLKNLCETFLQERNQRPSSGSETVCSLHSEKLKLFCLDDQQPVCLVCRDSRKHTNHKFCPIDEAVTDCKEELKTALKPLQEKLKIFTDCKLNWSQTAEHLKIQAQHTEHQIKEHFEKLHQFLRDEEAVRIAALREEEEQKSQMMKEKIEKLSRDISSLSDTIRDIEEGMRAEDILFLQNHKATVKRAQCTLQHPEELSGALIHVAKHLANLKFRVWEKMQDTVQYTPVTLDPNTVYPKLIVSDDLTSVRFSDEEQKLPDNPERFDKYCCILGSEGFNSGTHCWDVDVGDCTWWNMGVMTESAQRKGEIISRSGIWCVVYYKGEYLACSTPQTLTPLSVEQKLQRIRVKLDWDRGKLSFSNPLTNTHIHTFTHTFTDKLLPYLNVASKESPLKILPLQCSVRVNQIS